A genomic region of Trifolium pratense cultivar HEN17-A07 linkage group LG3, ARS_RC_1.1, whole genome shotgun sequence contains the following coding sequences:
- the LOC123913623 gene encoding uncharacterized protein LOC123913623 yields the protein MVKITNTLFFVLCLVTSITGHTFDDLEIQINKPHVKSIRTESGYIVDCVDINKQPAFDHPLLKNHTLQEANAYNVPQLDIIHGIKATTSIYNPKVDKDQSSSGHLFVQNTITDATNKIMVGWHVSPKLYNDDHSTYFYSAWTVNDFKSTGCYNMLCKGFVQTDRSYYLGSRIRRTSTYGGEMIEMPISLNKDRTSHNWWLAVADKTIGYFPAALFPNMVKPSGVGWGGSTLSPAGTSSPSMGSGHFPDKDFVHASYFREIGIQIDDSGTYYEPTGEEHADAASCYNVIYYGDQGEEFGYSLQFGGPGCNK from the exons ATGGTGAAAATAACAAATACTTTGTTctttgttttgtgtttggtGACTAGTATTACCGGCCACACATTTGATGATTTGGAGATACAAATTAACAAGCCTCATGTCAAGAGCATTCGT ACCGAGTCCGGGTATATAGTCGATTGTGTTGATATTAACAAACAACCAGCTTTTGATCATCCATTACTAAAAAATCATACGTTACAG GAAGCTAATGCGTACAATGTACCTCAGCTGGATATTATCCATGGAATTAAGGCAACTACTAGTATTTATAATCCAAAAGTTGATAAGGATCAATCAAGTTCAGGTCATTTATTCGTTCAAAATACAATCACAGATGCTACTAATAAAATCATGGTTGGATGGCAT GTATCTCCAAAATTATACAATGATGATCATTCGACTTATTTTTACTCAGCATGGACGGTAA ATGATTTCAAAAGTACCGGATGTTACAATATGTTATGCAAGGGTTTCGTTCAAACAGATAGGTCATATTATCTTGGTTCACGTATACGTAGAACATCTACTTATGGCGGAGAGATGATTGAGATGCCAATTTCTCTTAATAAG GATCGAACAAGCCATAATTGGTGGTTAGCAGTGGCAGATAAGACTATTGGATATTTTCCAGCAGCTTTATTCCCTAACATGGTCAAACCTTCCGGAGTGGGATGGGGTGGGTCAACATTATCTCCTGCGGGTACCTCTAGTCCTTCGATGGGATCTGGACACTTTCCTGATAAAGATTTCGTTCATGCAAGTTATTTTAGAGAAATTGGAATTCAAATTGATGATTCTGGAACATATTATGAACCAACTGGAGAAGAACACGCTGATGCTGCCTCCTGTTATAATGTTATATACTACGGAGATCAAGGAGAAGAATTTGGATATTCTCTTCAATTTGGAGGACCCGGTTGTAACAAGTAA